A genomic stretch from Arachis stenosperma cultivar V10309 chromosome 3, arast.V10309.gnm1.PFL2, whole genome shotgun sequence includes:
- the LOC130968778 gene encoding DNA repair protein recA homolog 1, chloroplastic isoform X3: MDLVFPLKPQTAFLKVPSSSALFLPLPFKSLRLRPVSATSKKLRVHCELESRVNGAISGDFDPRFVDRQKALEAAMNDINNSFGKGSVTRLGSAGGALVETFPSGCLTLDCALGGGLPKGRIVEIFGPESSGKTTIALHAIAEVQKLGGNAMLVDAEHAFDPAYSKSLGVDVENLIVCQPDHGEMALEIADRMCRSGAVDLICVDSVSALTPRAEIEGEIGMQQMGLQARLMSQALRKMSGNASKAGCTLIFLNQIRYKIGVYYGNPEVTSGGIALKFFASVRLEVRPIGKIKSAKGDEEIGLKVRARVQKSKVSRPYKIAEFEIIFGEGVSKLGCILDCAEILDIVLKKGSWYSYGDHRLGQGREKAIQYLKENTHILEEIEKVVRSSLVEGTNQTNLAFTKSGPVLHQDDDIFDEGQ, from the exons ATGGATTTGGTGTTCCCTCTGAAACCCCAAACCGCGTTTCTCAAAGTACCCTCCTCTTCAGCCCTCTTCCTCCCCCTTCCTTTCAAGTCCCTTCGTCTTCGTCCAGTCTCAGCTACTTCCAAGAAACTCAGGGTTCACTGCGAGCTTGAAAGCAGAGTCAATGGCGCTATTTCTGGTGACTTTGACCCCCGCTTTGTTGACAGG CAAAAAGCACTAGAAGCAGCAATGAATGACATAAACAATTCTTTTGGAAAGGGAAGTGTTACAAGATTGGGCAGTGCTGGGGGAGCTTTAGT TGAAACATTTCCTAGTGGCTGTTTGACCTTGGACTGTGCTTTAGGTGGCGGTCTTCCGAAAGGTAGAATTGTTGAG ATATTTGGACCAGAAAGCAGTGGGAAGACTACCATTGCACTTCATGCTATTGCAGAAGTGCAG AAACTAGGAGGAAATGCAATGCTCGTTGATGCTGAGCACGCCTTTGATCCAGCATACTCTAAATCATTAGGAGTGGATGTAGAAAATTTGATTGTCTGCCAACCTGATCACGGAGAGATGGCTCTTGAGA TTGCAGATCGAATGTGTAGATCTGGTGCCGTAGATCTCATTTGTGTGGATTCTGTCTCAGCTCTCACTCCACGAGCAGAAATTGAG GGTGAGATTGGAATGCAGCAAATGGGGTTGCAAGCTCGCCTTATGAGTCAAGCTTTACGCAAGATGTCTGGAAATGCCTCAAAAGCTGGCTGTACACTAATATTTTTGAATCAAATAAGATATAAG ATTGGCGTCTATTATGGAAATCCAGAAGTGACAAGTGGTGGAATTGCGTTGAAGTTCTTTGCGTCAGTTCGGCTAGAAGTTCGTCCTATAGGGAAGATAAAGTCT gccaaaggagatgaagaaattgGCCTTAAAGTCCGTGCAAGAGTGCAAAAGAGCAAG GTATCAAGGCCTTACAAAATAGCTGAATTCGAGATTATATTTGGTGAAGGAGTCAGTAAGCTG GGTTGCATTTTAGATTGTGCAGAAATACTGGACATTGTCCTAAAGAAAGGTTCTTGGTACAGCTATGGGGACCATCG ATTGGGACAGGGAAGGGAGAAAGCAATACAGTACTTGAAGGAGAACACACACATTTTAGAGGAAATCGAAAAG GTAGTTCGGTCTTCATTGGTTGAGGGAACAAACCAAACAAACCTCGCATTCACAAAGAGCGGTCCAGTTCTCCATCAAGATGATGATATCTTTGATGAAGGTCAGTGA
- the LOC130965866 gene encoding uncharacterized protein LOC130965866 has protein sequence MEVALGPGDRARAAGAEGAASVASQRGARRSPQQHTRTRPFGGTGGDSAIIMQELRHRVQNLERQLADRERDGQFTDPSYTPSPGSEEEDSHRSRPRRTSASRTEAESTREESPVRRRRNDTIIYSRGRTTRRAARGREDGEGRSDRTRQPVIMGVTPFHRSVLEVRLPKHFDKPTDMRYDGTQDPLEHLTAFEARMNLEGVGDEVRCCAFPVTLAGPAIRWFNGLPQSSIYNFSDISRAFLAQFTTRIAKAKHPINLLGVTQRQGEPTRRYLDRFNDECLEIDGLTDSVASLCLTNGLLNENFRKHLTTKSVWTMHEIQTVAKEYINDEEVSRVVAANKRQSGYSQARQPGGDGERAKEKAREDASNKAPRPFPRVGKFTNYTPLTLPIVEVYQQIAEKGILPKPRPLKDRTGGNKNLYCDYHKGYGHQTQDCFDLKDALEQAIREGKLAAFSHLIREPRRRYRDQDEEGKTRSAKRRQEPEDRDHGLTVINVVTAKNAAPKSRSAHKKDAKVLAISSPPVQSSKKPPSISFGPEDQ, from the coding sequence ATGGAAGTCGCACTAGGTCCCGGCGACCGAGCTCGAGCCGCCGGAGCGGAGGGGGCAGCCTCCGTCGCCTCGCAAAGGGGGGCGCGGAGATCTCCCCAACAACACACGAGAACACGACCATTCGGGGGAACGGGCGGCGAcagcgccataataatgcagGAGCTACGCCACAGAGTCCAAAATCTAGAACGACAGCTGGCTGACCGGGAACGGGATGGACAGTTTACCGACCCAAGCTACACCCCGTCTCCCGGGAGCGAGGAGGAGGACTCTCACAGAAGCCGCCCGCGACGTACATCCGCCTCCCGGACGGAAGCGGAGAGCACGCGGGAGGAATCACCCGTAAGAAGAAGACGAAATGACACAATCATCTATTCCCGCGGCAGAACAACCCGCCGAGCGGCAAGAGGTCGCGAAGACGGGGAAGGGAGATCTGACAGAACAAGACAACCTGTGATAATGGGCGTCACCCCGTTCCACCGATCCGTCCTCGAGGTCCGGTtgccgaaacacttcgacaaaccaacggacatgaggtatgACGGAACTCAGGACCCTCTGGAACACCTCACGGCCTTCGAGGCCAGGATGAACCTAGAGGGAGTAGGGGACGAAGTAAGATGCTGCGCCTTCCCGGTTACCCTAGCAGGACCAGCGATCagatggtttaacggcctccctCAAAGTTCCATCTACAATTTCTCAGACATCAGCCGCGCATTCCTTGCCCAATTTACAACGCGGATAGCAAAGGCCAAGCACCCTATCAACCTTTTAGGGGTAACCCAGAGACAAGGAGAGCCGACCAGGAGGTACTTagatcggttcaacgacgaGTGCTTGGAAATCGACGGCTTAACCGACTCGGTGGCCAGTCTCTGCCTGACAAACGGCCTCCTCAATGAGAACTTTCGAAAACACCTTACCACGAAATCGGTTTGGACAATGCATGAAATCCAGACGGTGGCCAAGGAGTACATAAAcgacgaggaagtcagccgagtcgtggctgccaataagCGGCAGTCCGGCTACAGCCAAGCTCGTCAGCCCGGTGGGGACGGTgaaagagcaaaagaaaaggCCAGGGAGGACGCATCAAACAAAGCACCCAGGCCGTTTCCTCGAGTCGGAAAGTTCACTAACTACACCCCACTCACTCTCCCCATCGTGGAAGTTTATCAGCAAATAGCTGAGAAGGGAATTCTTCCGAAGCCTCGACCACTTAAGGACCGTACGGGAGGAAACAAAAACCTTTATTGTGATTACCACAAGGGTTATGGCCATCAAACACAGGACTGTTTTGACCTGAAGGATGCACTGGAACAAGCGATACGGGAGGGAAAGTTAGCAGCGTTCTCCCATCTCATCAGGGAGCCGAGAAGACGTTATCGCGATCAAGATGAGGAAGGCAAGACCCGTTCGGCCAAGCGGCGACAGGAACCCGAGGACAGAGACCACGGCCTCACTGTGATAAACGTGGTAACGGCAAAAAACGCTGCACCAAAATCCCGGTCGGCACACAAGAAAGACGCTAAGGTTCTGGCGATCTCATCCCCGCCGGTGCAAAGCTCTAAAAAACCTCCATCCATTTCTTTTGGCCCGGAGGACCAGTGA
- the LOC130968778 gene encoding DNA repair protein recA homolog 1, chloroplastic isoform X4 yields MDLVFPLKPQTAFLKVPSSSALFLPLPFKSLRLRPVSATSKKLRVHCELESRVNGAISGDFDPRFVDRQKALEAAMNDINNSFGKGSVTRLGSAGGALVETFPSGCLTLDCALGGGLPKGRIVEIFGPESSGKTTIALHAIAEVQKLGGNAMLVDAEHAFDPAYSKSLGVDVENLIVCQPDHGEMALEIADRMCRSGAVDLICVDSVSALTPRAEIEGEIGMQQMGLQARLMSQALRKMSGNASKAGCTLIFLNQIRYKIGVYYGNPEVTSGGIALKFFASVRLEVRPIGKIKSAKGDEEIGLKVRARVQKSKVSRPYKIAEFEIIFGEGVSKLGCILDCAEILDIVLKKGSWYSYGDHRLGQGREKAIQYLKENTHILEEIEKVVRSSLVEGTNQTNLAFTKSGPVLHQDDDIFDEA; encoded by the exons ATGGATTTGGTGTTCCCTCTGAAACCCCAAACCGCGTTTCTCAAAGTACCCTCCTCTTCAGCCCTCTTCCTCCCCCTTCCTTTCAAGTCCCTTCGTCTTCGTCCAGTCTCAGCTACTTCCAAGAAACTCAGGGTTCACTGCGAGCTTGAAAGCAGAGTCAATGGCGCTATTTCTGGTGACTTTGACCCCCGCTTTGTTGACAGG CAAAAAGCACTAGAAGCAGCAATGAATGACATAAACAATTCTTTTGGAAAGGGAAGTGTTACAAGATTGGGCAGTGCTGGGGGAGCTTTAGT TGAAACATTTCCTAGTGGCTGTTTGACCTTGGACTGTGCTTTAGGTGGCGGTCTTCCGAAAGGTAGAATTGTTGAG ATATTTGGACCAGAAAGCAGTGGGAAGACTACCATTGCACTTCATGCTATTGCAGAAGTGCAG AAACTAGGAGGAAATGCAATGCTCGTTGATGCTGAGCACGCCTTTGATCCAGCATACTCTAAATCATTAGGAGTGGATGTAGAAAATTTGATTGTCTGCCAACCTGATCACGGAGAGATGGCTCTTGAGA TTGCAGATCGAATGTGTAGATCTGGTGCCGTAGATCTCATTTGTGTGGATTCTGTCTCAGCTCTCACTCCACGAGCAGAAATTGAG GGTGAGATTGGAATGCAGCAAATGGGGTTGCAAGCTCGCCTTATGAGTCAAGCTTTACGCAAGATGTCTGGAAATGCCTCAAAAGCTGGCTGTACACTAATATTTTTGAATCAAATAAGATATAAG ATTGGCGTCTATTATGGAAATCCAGAAGTGACAAGTGGTGGAATTGCGTTGAAGTTCTTTGCGTCAGTTCGGCTAGAAGTTCGTCCTATAGGGAAGATAAAGTCT gccaaaggagatgaagaaattgGCCTTAAAGTCCGTGCAAGAGTGCAAAAGAGCAAG GTATCAAGGCCTTACAAAATAGCTGAATTCGAGATTATATTTGGTGAAGGAGTCAGTAAGCTG GGTTGCATTTTAGATTGTGCAGAAATACTGGACATTGTCCTAAAGAAAGGTTCTTGGTACAGCTATGGGGACCATCG ATTGGGACAGGGAAGGGAGAAAGCAATACAGTACTTGAAGGAGAACACACACATTTTAGAGGAAATCGAAAAG GTAGTTCGGTCTTCATTGGTTGAGGGAACAAACCAAACAAACCTCGCATTCACAAAGAGCGGTCCAGTTCTCCATCAAGATGATGATATCTTTGATGAAG
- the LOC130968778 gene encoding DNA repair protein recA homolog 1, chloroplastic isoform X1, which translates to MDLVFPLKPQTAFLKVPSSSALFLPLPFKSLRLRPVSATSKKLRVHCELESRVNGAISGDFDPRFVDRQKALEAAMNDINNSFGKGSVTRLGSAGGALVETFPSGCLTLDCALGGGLPKGRIVEIFGPESSGKTTIALHAIAEVQKLGGNAMLVDAEHAFDPAYSKSLGVDVENLIVCQPDHGEMALEIADRMCRSGAVDLICVDSVSALTPRAEIEGEIGMQQMGLQARLMSQALRKMSGNASKAGCTLIFLNQIRYKIGVYYGNPEVTSGGIALKFFASVRLEVRPIGKIKSAKGDEEIGLKVRARVQKSKVSRPYKIAEFEIIFGEGVSKLGCILDCAEILDIVLKKGSWYSYGDHRLGQGREKAIQYLKENTHILEEIEKVVRSSLVEGTNQTNLAFTKSGPVLHQDDDIFDEEVLRLLCSLDFSGISSSLNSEILGNTKILSSQIWEILLC; encoded by the exons ATGGATTTGGTGTTCCCTCTGAAACCCCAAACCGCGTTTCTCAAAGTACCCTCCTCTTCAGCCCTCTTCCTCCCCCTTCCTTTCAAGTCCCTTCGTCTTCGTCCAGTCTCAGCTACTTCCAAGAAACTCAGGGTTCACTGCGAGCTTGAAAGCAGAGTCAATGGCGCTATTTCTGGTGACTTTGACCCCCGCTTTGTTGACAGG CAAAAAGCACTAGAAGCAGCAATGAATGACATAAACAATTCTTTTGGAAAGGGAAGTGTTACAAGATTGGGCAGTGCTGGGGGAGCTTTAGT TGAAACATTTCCTAGTGGCTGTTTGACCTTGGACTGTGCTTTAGGTGGCGGTCTTCCGAAAGGTAGAATTGTTGAG ATATTTGGACCAGAAAGCAGTGGGAAGACTACCATTGCACTTCATGCTATTGCAGAAGTGCAG AAACTAGGAGGAAATGCAATGCTCGTTGATGCTGAGCACGCCTTTGATCCAGCATACTCTAAATCATTAGGAGTGGATGTAGAAAATTTGATTGTCTGCCAACCTGATCACGGAGAGATGGCTCTTGAGA TTGCAGATCGAATGTGTAGATCTGGTGCCGTAGATCTCATTTGTGTGGATTCTGTCTCAGCTCTCACTCCACGAGCAGAAATTGAG GGTGAGATTGGAATGCAGCAAATGGGGTTGCAAGCTCGCCTTATGAGTCAAGCTTTACGCAAGATGTCTGGAAATGCCTCAAAAGCTGGCTGTACACTAATATTTTTGAATCAAATAAGATATAAG ATTGGCGTCTATTATGGAAATCCAGAAGTGACAAGTGGTGGAATTGCGTTGAAGTTCTTTGCGTCAGTTCGGCTAGAAGTTCGTCCTATAGGGAAGATAAAGTCT gccaaaggagatgaagaaattgGCCTTAAAGTCCGTGCAAGAGTGCAAAAGAGCAAG GTATCAAGGCCTTACAAAATAGCTGAATTCGAGATTATATTTGGTGAAGGAGTCAGTAAGCTG GGTTGCATTTTAGATTGTGCAGAAATACTGGACATTGTCCTAAAGAAAGGTTCTTGGTACAGCTATGGGGACCATCG ATTGGGACAGGGAAGGGAGAAAGCAATACAGTACTTGAAGGAGAACACACACATTTTAGAGGAAATCGAAAAG GTAGTTCGGTCTTCATTGGTTGAGGGAACAAACCAAACAAACCTCGCATTCACAAAGAGCGGTCCAGTTCTCCATCAAGATGATGATATCTTTGATGAAG AAGTTCTGAGACTTTTGTGCTCACTAGACTTCTCTGGAATCTCGTCCTCTCTGAACTCCGAGATCCTTGGCAATACCAAAATTTTGTCTTCTCAAATATGGGAGATTTTACTATGCTGa
- the LOC130968778 gene encoding DNA repair protein recA homolog 1, chloroplastic isoform X2, whose translation MDLVFPLKPQTAFLKVPSSSALFLPLPFKSLRLRPVSATSKKLRVHCELESRVNGAISGDFDPRFVDRQKALEAAMNDINNSFGKGSVTRLGSAGGALVETFPSGCLTLDCALGGGLPKGRIVEIFGPESSGKTTIALHAIAEVQKLGGNAMLVDAEHAFDPAYSKSLGVDVENLIVCQPDHGEMALEIADRMCRSGAVDLICVDSVSALTPRAEIEGEIGMQQMGLQARLMSQALRKMSGNASKAGCTLIFLNQIRYKIGVYYGNPEVTSGGIALKFFASVRLEVRPIGKIKSAKGDEEIGLKVRARVQKSKVSRPYKIAEFEIIFGEGVSKLGCILDCAEILDIVLKKGSWYSYGDHRLGQGREKAIQYLKENTHILEEIEKVVRSSLVEGTNQTNLAFTKSGPVLHQDDDIFDEDTWGGC comes from the exons ATGGATTTGGTGTTCCCTCTGAAACCCCAAACCGCGTTTCTCAAAGTACCCTCCTCTTCAGCCCTCTTCCTCCCCCTTCCTTTCAAGTCCCTTCGTCTTCGTCCAGTCTCAGCTACTTCCAAGAAACTCAGGGTTCACTGCGAGCTTGAAAGCAGAGTCAATGGCGCTATTTCTGGTGACTTTGACCCCCGCTTTGTTGACAGG CAAAAAGCACTAGAAGCAGCAATGAATGACATAAACAATTCTTTTGGAAAGGGAAGTGTTACAAGATTGGGCAGTGCTGGGGGAGCTTTAGT TGAAACATTTCCTAGTGGCTGTTTGACCTTGGACTGTGCTTTAGGTGGCGGTCTTCCGAAAGGTAGAATTGTTGAG ATATTTGGACCAGAAAGCAGTGGGAAGACTACCATTGCACTTCATGCTATTGCAGAAGTGCAG AAACTAGGAGGAAATGCAATGCTCGTTGATGCTGAGCACGCCTTTGATCCAGCATACTCTAAATCATTAGGAGTGGATGTAGAAAATTTGATTGTCTGCCAACCTGATCACGGAGAGATGGCTCTTGAGA TTGCAGATCGAATGTGTAGATCTGGTGCCGTAGATCTCATTTGTGTGGATTCTGTCTCAGCTCTCACTCCACGAGCAGAAATTGAG GGTGAGATTGGAATGCAGCAAATGGGGTTGCAAGCTCGCCTTATGAGTCAAGCTTTACGCAAGATGTCTGGAAATGCCTCAAAAGCTGGCTGTACACTAATATTTTTGAATCAAATAAGATATAAG ATTGGCGTCTATTATGGAAATCCAGAAGTGACAAGTGGTGGAATTGCGTTGAAGTTCTTTGCGTCAGTTCGGCTAGAAGTTCGTCCTATAGGGAAGATAAAGTCT gccaaaggagatgaagaaattgGCCTTAAAGTCCGTGCAAGAGTGCAAAAGAGCAAG GTATCAAGGCCTTACAAAATAGCTGAATTCGAGATTATATTTGGTGAAGGAGTCAGTAAGCTG GGTTGCATTTTAGATTGTGCAGAAATACTGGACATTGTCCTAAAGAAAGGTTCTTGGTACAGCTATGGGGACCATCG ATTGGGACAGGGAAGGGAGAAAGCAATACAGTACTTGAAGGAGAACACACACATTTTAGAGGAAATCGAAAAG GTAGTTCGGTCTTCATTGGTTGAGGGAACAAACCAAACAAACCTCGCATTCACAAAGAGCGGTCCAGTTCTCCATCAAGATGATGATATCTTTGATGAAG ACACATGGGGAGGTTGCTAG